In the genome of Dromiciops gliroides isolate mDroGli1 chromosome 1, mDroGli1.pri, whole genome shotgun sequence, the window CTGGGGTTTGGTGGCTTTGCTCCATGTTGTAGAGTTATTATGTGTTGAAACCTAGATTTGAAACCACATCTCCAAAGACACAACTTGGAGGACTCTGCTCATCTTGGATTCTAAGCCAGCTGTTGATACTAAGTCTagagttctttccattatgaCATACTGCCTCCCACCTTCCATTTGTTTGCATTCAGCATAGGACTTTGGACATAATAGATACTcagcaaataaatatttattgaatgtatgaattaatttgcttttaaatttctAAAGTGTTCTCCCATCCATTATTTCAATTGGTGACTTATGTGGGCAAGTACTACTAAAAAGTAACATGAGAAAAGAtgactgattctggagtcaggaagaacaaggattggagctgtgatttcattggtataaggaactcccaggtgagaaaactccatttaccaatgcaggtcaccTACTTCTTGAaacatatagtcttagagaattgcctagggcaTTGaatgaaagtttaagtgattccCCTAGGGTTACACTGACATTATGTGTCAATGTGGCAGAATTGGATCCATGTCCTCCTGCCTTCAGGACTATGCCTCTAAGCCATACTTCATAAGATGTCAAGAAGACCAAGCCAGCCATGTAAAGAAAATCTTCATAGAGGAAGGTAGGACTTCAGGTGTCCTCTCAGAGGGCTCAGATCCTTGCAATATGAAACtcagtgggagcagctaggtggcagtggatgaAATGTGGTGATATAAAGTGAAAAGCTCTAATtccttatgtgaccctggacaaaccacttcctttctctggtcctttcactggccctggagtcaggaggacctgagttcaaatttggcctcagacacttagtagctgtgtgaccctgggcaagtcacttaacccccaactgccaGAAAGAAACTCAGTGGTTTGATTCAGATTACCCAGATGGTTGGCATAACCTGGGGTTCTCTAAAcctgtctcctcatctataaaatagagataatagggggcagctaggtggcacagtgaataaagcactggccctggatttaggaggatctgagttcaaatccaccctcagacacttgacacttactagctgtgtgaccctggccaagtcacttaaccctcattgccctgaaagaaaaagaaaaaaaatagagataataatgagTGGAACTTTTACCCCAAAAGAATGCtgtaaagttcaaatgagatgatgctaTGTGCTTTGCAAGCCCTGAACTGCTACCTAAAGGTCAGCCAttctaatccccattttacaacttcCATTCAGCTTTGTTGGAGAAACACAGCTTACAAGTCTGATCAAAGCataacaatttattaagcaaaacCAGGAATGAGCAGCTTAGCATTTCATCCTTTACTAAGTAAGAATACAATATTTAGAGTGAGTGAAAGTCGTTAACACTCTTAacattagagccagaaggaatcttCAAAACCTAGTCCAAATCAGACAACTGAGGCTGAAGGAGGCTACTTGATTTGCCTAAGTTCACGCAGGTAAGTAGCAGAGGTGGCTTTTGAACCCCGTGCtcttgactccaaaaccagtgccTTTCTCCACTTTCCTTCCTTGCCCTTGTCTGAAGACTTCCAATATATCAGGAGACCTCTCCTCTAAGATGAATCCTCTTAGGGAAAGAAAattgtgtgatttttaaaaaagcatatagCTCTATCTGGACATGACTGGCCGTGTCTTAAGTTTTATATAAGTCTGATTTAGGAGGAAAAAGTATGACTAAAATGTGTGCTACAAGCACAATATGAGTGTTCTAAACAAACAAGTGATGGGGTCAGTAGGACTGGGAGAGACCTCAGTCAGTCAAGGAACCATTGTGGGAACTGATGCTTCTATAGTGTTTTacagtttgaaaagcactttgcatacattgCAAAATGAAAGGTCCCCACCAAAATCAATAAACCACCTCATCATCTGAGCCTCCtggcaaccctgtgaggtaggtgctggtGGTTTATTGACTCATTTGTTGGTCTGGCCCTGAattttcatcagtgtggggagCTCCCAGAGTAAAAACGCCTTCTACCACCAGTGGTGACCAAGACTCTTCAAGAGTTCCATGAAACACAGAGGTTAAGGGGCATGGTTGCTCAGGTGGTAATGCACATGAGGCAGGGATTGAACCCAGCCCTTGCTGATTCCAGGAGTAGCCATTCCTTGCCTCTCCAAGGTAGGTGCTATAGTTAttattttacagactaggaaattAAGGGTCAGAAATAcctaataataatatattataaatgctCACAAATAATAATAtcgaataataataacaatgattatTCGGTGAGCATTTATGTGGTGTTTTAAGGTTCTTGAACTTCTGTATACatgtgatcttatttgatcccaacaataaccttgggaggtaggtgctattactatactcattttacagatgaggaaactgggtcttAGAGAGCCtaagtgcccaggatcacatagcaagtgtgagcattagaggcagaatttgaactgaggtcttccttgTTTCAGCTCTAGCACCCCATCCCCTATACCACTCagtgtaagtgtctaaggtgggatttgaacccaggattttctgattccagggtcaacacactttactttatttttcagtgCCTTACATGGAAGGAAGACTTCTCGGAGGAGGGTAGGACATGAGGTGGCCTTTCAAGACCTCATCCCTTGGAAGTTGAAACTGAGTTGCTTATTTCAGATTACACAGAAGGTTGTTGGCAGCAGAGGGCACTCAGGACTGGGGTGTCCAAGGAGATTTCTATTTAGGAAAGGTtcaaactagatggcctctgaggtccctcctagcttTCTTCATGTAATATATAGgctgtcccaaaaatcttagtgcagctGCACTGAGGCTTTTGGGCTACCTTTTTTAAAAGAGGTAAAACCTGTGTTTGAGGATAGAGTAAGGAAACACTCCGACTGGAGTACTCCACAACTAACAGACCTTCGGATGGCAAAGTTTAGAGTTTTGGGGAACTCCAGAGATatgttgtccaaccccctcattccaCAAGTAGGTAAAATTAGACAGGGGAGGGAAAGCTGTTTACCAAAGGCATCTCAGGactatgttttcttggttctgaccACTAACCTCAAGTGTTCCCAGTGAATTCACACATACACCCATGTCAGCAAACCCTTTGTGATCTTGGGTGGACCATTTGTCCTCTTGCCTTTTATTTCCCCATTTGTGTAATGAAGTCATACCTTCCAATCTGGTATTAGGACCATAGAATTTTCAGATCTGGAAGGGGCCCTGAAAATTCACTAAgaccacccccctcattttacagataaggaaaatgaggaccagagaagggaagggcttTGTCCAATTGACGGTAAGAAGTCAAACACCCTGCTGCCATCTCTGCCACTAACTCCCAATCTAAGATTCATTTGACTATACCAAGCACACAAGAAAGACTCTTTGAAGGGTGAACTTGGCACTTAAGGGGACAAAGCCCCTCTACTGGTGAGAAGGAAATAGTTTTTCAAGAGACGGCACATTATGGAAAAGAATATTGACTTTAGTCTCAGTGGAACCTGTGTTCTGATCTTAGATTCATTTATTAGATTCTAGATCTGTTTACTCCCTGTAAGACTGTGGCCAAATTACTTGTCCTTCTGGGGCCTCATTTCcaccacctgtaaaatgaaagtgttggccTAAAGTATATCTTAACAGCTCTAAATTCTGCCAAGCTGTGAccttagcctggagtcaggaaggagagGGACTGGACCACTGATTTATCTGGTGTAGAGAGCTTCCCCAGCACTCAAAGGATGCTTAATATGCTTGTGCAAATGCTTGTTAATGACTTCCTGGTCCTAATGTCAGTTTCAAGGGAAAGTATCTTGTGTTTGCAATTCCCATGTAGAGTCAGGCCTGAAAATGCTTATTTCTGGCATTAGGAGGCAGGAATAAATTcaaatttcagttcttttttttggagggggggtaggtggcaatgagggttaagtgacttgcccagggtcacacaggtagtaagtgtcaagtgtctgaggctggatttgaactcaggtcctcctgaatccagggcctgtattttatctactgtgccacctagttgccccctcaaatTTCAGTTCTAATCTCATCTAGCTAGCTTGAGACTCTTGGGCTTTCACCTGTGTGaacctcatttctcttcctctctaaaatgggaatgataatctTTGTGCCCTTTATCCTATGGAATTCTTGTGAAGAGGGTGCCCTGTAAACTCTTAGGCACTCTAGAAATATGAGTCATTAttgctaggtttttttttttaattgcatgtccTCATTTGTgcctctgtcttctctcctctccctcccctgccctccctttGCTCATTCCAGGTTATGGCCACGCAGCCCCTGGTACGGATGCAGGCAAAGCCTTCTGCATGTTCTACGCCGTGCTGGGCATTCCACTGACCCTGGTCATGTTCCAGAGCCTGGGGGAGCGGATGAACACCTTTGTTAAATACTTGCTGAAGAGGATTAAGAAGTGCTGCGGCATGCGGAGCACTGAGGTGTCCATGGAGAACATGGTCACCGTAGGCTTCTTCTCCTGTATGGGGACCCTGTGCATCGGGGCCGCGGCTTTCTCCCAGTATGAGGAGTGGAGTTTCTTCCACGCTTATTACTACTGTTTCATTACCTTGACTACCATAGGGTTCGGGGACTACGTGGCCCTGCAGACCAAGGGCGCCCTCCAGAAGAAGCCGCTCTATGTGGCCTTCAGTTTCATGTACATCCTGGTGGGGTTAACAGTCATCGGGGCCTTCCTCAACCTGGTTGTCCTCAGGTTCTTGACCATGAACAGCGAGGACGAGCGCCGAGACGCTGAGGAGCGGGCCTCGCTGGCGGGCAATCGCAACAGCATGGTCCTCCACATTCAGGAGGAGGCCCAACACGGCCGGCCGCGGTACAAGGCCGAGGTCACGGACCTCCAATCCGTCTGTTCATGCATGTGCTACCGATCCCAGGAGTATACCAGCCGGATGGTGTCCCACCAAAATTCCTTCAGCACCAAGCTGAACCCACAGTACTTTCACTCCATCTCATACAAGATTGAAGAAATTTCTCCAAGCACATTAAAAAACAGCCTTTTCCCATCCCCTGTTAGCTCCATCTCCCCTGGCCTACACAGCTTTACTGATAACTACAGGCTGATGAGACGGCGGAAGtccatttaggatttttttaagaaagaaaaaaaagtcatttgtctTCTCTGGCTTTACCTTCCATTGGTCCATCTCTTttgccctctctctttttttttttgtcctgttcGTTGTTTCCTTTCCTGTTCCTTTGTTCTTACTACCCTTTTTTCCTAACCTCCCAAGAGAGATGGAGTAAGGCCAAAGGGGGAAGAAATAGCCAGCCCTCCACTGAGACTCAGAACTGCGCATGAAGCATGAACCCTTCCCAGCAAAGTTTGCCTTACATTTctgctccctccctcaccccccacccctttactTTCCCCTACCCCTTTACTCTCCCCCTACCGGAATGTGAGGTGACATGAGGTGGAGCTGAGTGGGTACCAATATCCAAAGATGCACACCAAGCTTAGAGAGCCTTTTGGCACCTCAGGGTGCCTCTGACCTAACTCAttgcttctttttcctcctcaagGAGCAGGTcactgcatatgtgtgtgcatgcgtgtgtgcgcGCACATGGGGCGAGTGTGCAGTGTGTGTGCAGTTagttccacaaaaacaaaacaaaaacatgagcATCAGGTATTAATTTTTCCCTTCAAAAATAGTATTAAAAGGTCCATTTTCAATTTTCCGACTGCTTCCccgtggaaagaaggaaaaaccaaACAGCCAAAAGGGGTTTTAAACAATGATTTTGCCAAAATGAAGGATGTGCAGTGAGCGGTCTATAGGTCTATAGCCCAGGTGCATTATGGTCATTTCCTTTACTTCCAAGTTCTAAAttgtattaacatttttttttcctttacaggGGGAGACgggtggggaaaggaaaagaaggatcaTTTTAGCTTGCcagttcaaaattttttaaaaagcatgcacTTTGTAAAACTGGCATGCATTATAAACACAGGAGAAAACAACAATGGAACCAATAATCAAAAGCAAATACTctcattaatttattaaatgatattttatttttgtcatttcctctgaTTCCAACAATTTACCAGGCAACTGAAGagtcagagaaaactggaaaattgtTGGAGTCACAAAATgacaattttgttattttcctcctatttatatcattataattattattagttattattattttgtgcagCATCTACCTGCATGAATAGGAATTATATTTCTGGAATGCTTGGCTAGGGATGGGTATGACTAGGtggatgtctttttcttttccctcaataAACAGTGACAGGGcattctttgttttataaaaaaagtacaacaaaaaaaaattgtctttaaatgCTTTTGATTGGTTAATAAGGCAATGCTCGCGCTGGTCTCAggaagaatttcaagggaaagtATCTTGTGTTTTGGCCTACAGGGAATTTGCAATTCCCCTGAGGAGTTAGGCCTAAAAATGTTGGCCTGTTAGCAGTGAGAGATGATAGGTACAGactcattgagaaaaaaaaatcatcctgtgGTATAAACTTCatgcttcccccttccctttccctacctGTCCAACTCTGCCCTTGATATGGTAGCTATACCATCCTGGACCTTTGGAGATTGTCCTACTTTCATGAAAAAGAAAGGGTTGTTTTGATGAGCTTTGTTGCAGGACTATCCTTTGTTAGGTCTGATTATGCATCCCAGATTTTGGGGTCAGAAAATATTGCTGCCTTACCTACAGATGGCAGCTTTGTCTCAGAGCTAACTAAGtccatttggatttccttttccagtttcaaaaattcttttggaATCATCTTTCTGGACCCAAGACATCTAGCCCTAGGTGTCCTCTGTTGCATGCTTCTGACATGCAAGCAATAAACTCCTTGGGTGTTTATCCAAGTGGAAGGGGGCCTGAAAGGGCTACCCATTGCAGAGGCCTGTGTGCCAATGTAGAGAAGGGGTCATGATTGCTAGTGCAATGCCCAAGAAGAGTTGACCCAATGAAATCTCAAATCAACCAACGACTCCCCAGATGCCAACTGAACCCAATAATTAGGGTCATTTaactggaagggaggagggagag includes:
- the KCNK9 gene encoding potassium channel subfamily K member 9 encodes the protein MALRSGTGWFGQVLRRVSGLPGTWSRRSSSLLCLSSSQEPEARPRQQQEQQQQEQQQQPPQQQPPPRRRRHQQLPQLQLQPYPLHLHHPRRSSGGSSSSSSSVGGGYLPYPPPLGQPPHCCLQLPSGGGGGGGGGGGGGGGGGRRGGGGGGRRAGGGGCCALQSDRRAAGGHAPRAGPLLAAMKRQNVRTLSLIICTFTYLLVGAAVFDALESDHEMREEEKLKAEEIRIKGKYNITSEDYLQLELVIMQSEPHRAGVQWKFAGSFYFAITVITTIGYGHAAPGTDAGKAFCMFYAVLGIPLTLVMFQSLGERMNTFVKYLLKRIKKCCGMRSTEVSMENMVTVGFFSCMGTLCIGAAAFSQYEEWSFFHAYYYCFITLTTIGFGDYVALQTKGALQKKPLYVAFSFMYILVGLTVIGAFLNLVVLRFLTMNSEDERRDAEERASLAGNRNSMVLHIQEEAQHGRPRYKAEVTDLQSVCSCMCYRSQEYTSRMVSHQNSFSTKLNPQYFHSISYKIEEISPSTLKNSLFPSPVSSISPGLHSFTDNYRLMRRRKSI